From a region of the Pongo abelii isolate AG06213 chromosome 9, NHGRI_mPonAbe1-v2.0_pri, whole genome shotgun sequence genome:
- the SPATA19 gene encoding spermatogenesis-associated protein 19, mitochondrial isoform X2 — MIITTWIVYILARKGVGLPFLPITSSDIDVVESEAVSVLHHWLKKTEEEASQGIKEKLSISHPSQGIREKMSTDSPPTHGQDIHVTRDVVKHHLSKSDLLANQSQEVLEERTRIQFIRWSHTRIFQVPSEMTEDIMRDRIEQVRRSISRLTDVSAQDFSMRPSYSDC; from the exons ATGATAATTACGACATGGATTGTGTATATTCTTGCTCGGAAAGGTGTAGGGCTTCCCTTCCTACCAATAACCAGTTCG GACATTGACGTTGTGGAAAGCGAGGCTGTGTCTGTACTACATCATTGGTTGAAAAAA ACAGAAGAAGAGGCTTCTCAGGGCATAAAGGAAAAGCTGTCCATCAGCCACCCTTCCCAGGGTATAAGGGAGAAGATGTCCACTGACTCCCCTCCCACCCATGGCCAGGACATCCACGTGACCAGAGATGTG GTGAAGCACCACCTCTCTAAGTCTGATTTGTTGGCAAACCAGAGCCAAGAGGTCCTAGAGGAGAGAACACGAATCCAGTTCATAAGATGGAG CCACACTCGTATCTTCCAAGTGCCAAGTGAGATGACAGAGGACATCATGCGAGATCGAATAGAGCAGGTGAGACGAAG CATATCCCGTCTTACAGATGTCTCAGCTCAGGACTTCAGTATGAGACCCTCCTACTCAGACTGCTGA